A region from the Salidesulfovibrio onnuriiensis genome encodes:
- a CDS encoding ABC transporter substrate-binding protein, which translates to MRTIMQLCLLMLMTLALCPETAASGDRIALYVDADLSSSPESSTAIVRGIQTALSETGNRLAGKPVELVVLDHRGNSARSLRNLKQFLSDSDALALFCGMHSPPLLAHRRFINDNGILVLDPWAAAGPITRTPKDKNWIFRLSVDDSKAGEFLVGRAVDARGLTHPALILENTGWGQSNQKTITESLAARGLKPVSIATFKWGLRETGAKILIREAQKAGADVIFLVANAPEAKVLCRAMHDLPPHLRLPVISHWGITGGNFPKVVNRSMREGLDLEFIQTRFSFLDMGDAPFPNRVFQSAARLFPDIETRGDIQAPTGFIHAYDLTRILAAAVVQAGPLGEDMRANRDRVRIALENLKTPVQGLIKLYAPPFRPHAPGDRDAHEALGAADYAFGHYGDNDEIILAR; encoded by the coding sequence ATGCGGACCATCATGCAACTCTGCCTGCTCATGCTCATGACGCTGGCGCTCTGCCCGGAAACGGCGGCCTCGGGGGATCGCATCGCCCTGTATGTCGATGCCGACCTGTCTTCCTCCCCGGAATCCTCCACGGCGATAGTCCGCGGAATCCAGACGGCCTTGAGCGAAACCGGCAACCGGTTGGCGGGGAAACCTGTCGAGCTCGTCGTGCTGGACCACCGGGGCAATTCAGCCCGCAGCCTGCGAAACCTGAAGCAATTCCTGTCGGACTCGGACGCGCTCGCGCTTTTCTGCGGCATGCACTCGCCGCCGCTCCTGGCCCACCGGCGGTTCATAAACGACAACGGCATTCTTGTTCTCGACCCCTGGGCCGCGGCAGGTCCCATAACACGCACGCCCAAGGACAAAAACTGGATATTCAGACTGTCCGTGGACGACAGCAAGGCCGGGGAATTCCTTGTCGGCAGGGCCGTCGACGCAAGAGGGCTCACGCATCCGGCCCTGATCCTGGAGAATACCGGCTGGGGGCAGTCGAACCAGAAGACCATCACGGAGAGCCTGGCCGCACGCGGCCTCAAGCCGGTCAGCATTGCAACGTTCAAATGGGGCCTCCGGGAAACCGGGGCCAAGATATTGATCCGGGAGGCCCAAAAGGCCGGGGCCGACGTCATCTTCCTGGTGGCCAACGCGCCCGAAGCCAAGGTCCTGTGCAGGGCCATGCACGATTTGCCGCCCCACCTGCGGTTGCCGGTCATCAGCCATTGGGGCATCACCGGCGGCAATTTTCCGAAGGTCGTGAATCGCTCCATGCGCGAGGGGCTGGACCTTGAATTCATCCAGACCAGATTTTCCTTCCTGGACATGGGAGACGCCCCGTTCCCCAACCGGGTCTTCCAGTCGGCGGCCCGCCTGTTTCCGGACATCGAAACGCGGGGGGACATCCAGGCCCCCACGGGGTTCATACACGCCTACGACCTGACCCGCATCCTGGCCGCGGCGGTTGTCCAGGCCGGACCGCTCGGGGAAGACATGCGGGCCAACCGGGACAGGGTGCGCATCGCCCTCGAGAACCTCAAGACGCCCGTACAGGGACTCATCAAGCTCTACGCCCCGCCCTTCCGGCCGCATGCCCCGGGCGACAGGGACGCCCATGAGGCCCTCGGGGCAGCGGACTACGCGTTCGGCCATTATGGAGACAATGATGAAATCATCCTCGCCCGCTGA
- a CDS encoding HNH endonuclease, translating into MFDPGLGRGQIINNQAIREIFGCSPQGGMRRSLTTNTLVIVSDKTRGVYDDRWEECVLHYTGMGQRGDQELAFAQNKTLAESSTNGVDIHLFEALVPQQYIYQGRVKLVEDPYQEQQPDVDGIQREVWVFPVQLESGEEVVKPPHEALEMQFERREKEASKLAPGDLLRRAKAANSKPGSRGSVTKQYSRDPHVAALVKMIAAGCCHLCGEPAPFQKSTGEPYLEVHHVEWLSKGGDDALHNVVALCPNCHRRMHVLDRADDRRKLASVAEGNEVRANLL; encoded by the coding sequence ATGTTTGACCCTGGTCTCGGCCGCGGACAGATCATTAATAATCAGGCTATACGCGAGATTTTTGGATGCAGTCCTCAGGGGGGAATGCGCAGAAGTCTTACAACAAACACCCTCGTGATTGTATCCGACAAAACCCGAGGGGTTTATGATGATCGTTGGGAAGAGTGTGTCCTCCACTATACAGGCATGGGGCAACGAGGAGACCAAGAGCTCGCTTTTGCCCAGAACAAGACCCTTGCTGAATCGTCAACAAACGGTGTTGATATCCATCTTTTTGAAGCTCTGGTTCCACAGCAGTACATATATCAAGGACGGGTCAAGCTTGTGGAGGACCCGTACCAGGAGCAACAGCCAGACGTTGATGGGATTCAAAGAGAGGTATGGGTTTTTCCTGTTCAGCTCGAAAGTGGCGAAGAGGTCGTAAAACCTCCACATGAAGCTTTGGAGATGCAATTTGAGCGGCGGGAGAAAGAGGCTTCCAAACTTGCGCCGGGTGATCTGCTTCGAAGAGCAAAAGCCGCAAATAGCAAACCTGGATCAAGGGGCTCGGTTACTAAGCAATACTCACGTGATCCTCATGTAGCGGCCTTGGTGAAAATGATTGCGGCTGGGTGTTGTCACCTATGCGGGGAGCCGGCCCCTTTCCAGAAATCGACTGGGGAGCCATACCTCGAGGTCCACCATGTTGAATGGTTGTCGAAAGGCGGTGATGATGCTTTGCACAATGTCGTCGCCCTTTGTCCGAATTGTCACCGACGAATGCATGTGCTCGATCGAGCTGACGACAGGCGGAAGCTGGCTTCCGTCGCGGAGGGAAATGAGGTGCGCGCCAATTTGCTCTGA
- a CDS encoding recombinase family protein: protein MIIGYARVSTHEQDPTIQVEAIRKEYPEALVHEEQASASSRNGRPRLETILQTIREGDTLVVLKLDRLARNVLDLLQIVEELEAKKASLVILDQKIDTNTSAGRCFLQMLGVFAEFETNLRRERQMAGIAKAKAEGKYKGRPATANRDAIGEMLANGSSHASIAKILGVSTKTVQRVRREIESKDYEGSPMDH from the coding sequence ATGATTATCGGTTACGCTAGGGTTAGCACCCACGAGCAAGACCCCACCATACAGGTTGAAGCTATCCGCAAAGAGTATCCTGAAGCACTTGTCCACGAGGAACAGGCTTCGGCATCGAGCAGAAATGGAAGACCTCGGCTGGAAACGATTCTCCAGACGATTCGTGAAGGAGATACACTGGTTGTCCTAAAATTGGATCGGCTTGCCCGCAACGTCCTTGATCTGCTTCAGATCGTCGAGGAATTGGAAGCAAAGAAGGCCAGTCTGGTCATCCTGGATCAGAAGATCGACACAAACACTTCGGCCGGAAGGTGCTTCCTACAAATGCTTGGGGTTTTCGCAGAGTTTGAGACCAACCTTCGGAGAGAACGACAAATGGCCGGGATCGCGAAGGCGAAAGCCGAGGGGAAGTACAAAGGGAGGCCAGCCACTGCGAACAGGGATGCCATAGGAGAAATGCTGGCCAATGGTTCCAGCCATGCATCGATCGCGAAAATACTTGGAGTCAGCACCAAAACCGTCCAGAGAGTCCGGCGGGAAATTGAAAGTAAGGACTATGAGGGCAGCCCAATGGATCATTAG
- a CDS encoding type I CRISPR-associated protein Cas7, producing MSTDKYLNKITGLLLIEAVNSNPNGDPDRESDPRHRPNGIGEISPVSFKAKVRGLVGDKEGPVWGEFSHRNGLAADNFEILESKGRSIGELRRLSTDDLLSRFWDVRIFGTSLLEKEKGETEKDGETYQQHIHTGALQFGTGLSLDPVKIIRNTTTIKRGVQEGKDRGMAPLAYRVVEYGLYAMPFFLNPTVAGRTLCTDEDIQLLLDVIPYAYSHTASYIRPHVNIRHAWVAEHKNPLGSCPDWKILEALTPKRTNPKDANLPAESIEEYTVPSGLPEEIASKLAGIRDIVNE from the coding sequence ATGAGCACAGACAAATACCTGAATAAGATTACGGGTCTCCTTTTGATTGAAGCTGTTAACAGCAATCCCAATGGTGATCCGGATCGAGAAAGCGACCCTCGTCATCGTCCCAACGGAATTGGTGAAATTAGCCCTGTATCATTCAAGGCGAAGGTTCGTGGACTTGTGGGGGATAAAGAGGGGCCGGTTTGGGGCGAGTTCAGCCACAGAAATGGATTGGCAGCTGATAATTTTGAGATACTGGAAAGCAAGGGGAGGAGCATTGGCGAACTTCGTCGTTTGTCTACTGATGATTTGCTTTCGCGGTTCTGGGATGTCCGTATTTTTGGCACTTCGTTGCTGGAGAAGGAAAAGGGGGAGACCGAGAAGGACGGCGAAACCTATCAGCAGCACATTCATACAGGAGCCCTACAGTTCGGGACTGGACTTAGCCTTGATCCGGTGAAAATCATTCGGAATACGACGACTATCAAACGTGGCGTACAGGAAGGCAAGGATCGGGGTATGGCTCCTTTGGCCTATAGGGTTGTGGAGTATGGTCTTTATGCAATGCCGTTTTTTTTGAACCCCACGGTTGCAGGGCGGACCTTGTGCACTGACGAGGACATTCAACTCCTGCTTGACGTTATCCCTTACGCATACTCACACACGGCCTCTTATATCCGTCCGCATGTGAACATTCGTCATGCATGGGTTGCCGAGCACAAAAATCCGTTGGGAAGCTGCCCCGATTGGAAGATTCTCGAAGCCCTGACTCCTAAGCGGACTAACCCCAAGGATGCGAATCTGCCGGCAGAGTCCATTGAAGAGTATACTGTTCCTAGCGGGCTCCCGGAGGAGATTGCTTCGAAATTGGCCGGAATCCGAGATATCGTCAACGAGTAG
- a CDS encoding HlyD family type I secretion periplasmic adaptor subunit, giving the protein MKENTGKIRVSRKDSLHLSQALLLEETGVPRLVRSVILTLTMVIVAFIVWASLTRIDEVSIASGKIIPSGRVKRIQSEDGGVVARILVQEGQAVKKGQELIAMDPTVSVSNLDQYRARQASLALRKERLQAHIGGRKPDYSNIEERYAELAAQQARLHAQKIESMNVTRAILTNQIKQYQAELKELANREKTLKEQYELTREEYETYADLFERELVGKTEFFGIKRHFLQIQEYLNQIPVRRIQVNEKLTESKNRLIKVREDAMEDWMAELATVETEASEIQEVIKRLGMDVSQLSIKAPEDGVVHNFQVNSPGEVVKPGETVMELVPKGNKLVAEVKISSRDVGHVQVGQPATVKLTAYDYSRYGGAEGVLSDISPTTIVDEGGRVYYKGIVSLKSSHLTRGKTRHPILPGMTVQADIKTGDKTLIGYFLKPIYLSLEQSFRER; this is encoded by the coding sequence ATGAAGGAAAACACCGGAAAGATACGAGTCAGCCGCAAGGATTCCCTGCACCTCTCCCAGGCGCTGCTCCTGGAGGAAACCGGGGTGCCCCGCCTGGTCCGGTCCGTCATCCTCACCCTGACCATGGTCATCGTGGCCTTCATTGTCTGGGCGTCCCTGACGCGCATCGACGAGGTTTCCATCGCCAGCGGAAAGATCATCCCTTCGGGTCGTGTCAAACGCATCCAGAGCGAAGACGGCGGCGTGGTCGCACGGATCCTGGTGCAGGAAGGCCAGGCCGTGAAAAAGGGGCAGGAGCTCATTGCCATGGACCCCACGGTTTCGGTTTCCAACCTGGACCAGTACCGCGCCCGCCAGGCGTCTCTGGCCCTGCGCAAGGAGCGGCTCCAGGCCCACATCGGCGGCCGCAAGCCGGACTATTCGAACATCGAGGAGCGGTATGCCGAACTGGCGGCCCAGCAGGCGCGGCTGCACGCCCAGAAGATCGAATCCATGAACGTGACCAGGGCCATCCTCACAAACCAGATCAAGCAGTATCAGGCTGAGCTCAAGGAACTGGCCAACCGAGAAAAGACACTCAAGGAACAGTATGAGCTGACCCGCGAAGAATACGAAACCTATGCGGACCTGTTCGAAAGGGAACTGGTGGGCAAGACCGAATTCTTCGGCATCAAGCGTCATTTCCTGCAAATACAGGAATACCTGAACCAGATACCGGTGCGCCGAATCCAGGTGAACGAGAAGCTCACGGAGAGCAAGAACCGGCTCATCAAAGTGCGGGAAGACGCCATGGAGGACTGGATGGCCGAGCTTGCCACCGTGGAGACCGAGGCCTCGGAAATCCAGGAGGTCATCAAGCGTCTGGGCATGGATGTTTCCCAGCTTTCCATAAAGGCGCCCGAGGACGGCGTGGTGCACAACTTCCAGGTCAATTCCCCGGGGGAAGTGGTCAAGCCGGGCGAAACGGTCATGGAACTGGTGCCCAAGGGCAACAAGCTCGTGGCCGAGGTCAAGATCTCCTCGCGGGACGTGGGGCATGTCCAGGTGGGCCAGCCCGCCACGGTCAAGCTCACGGCCTATGACTATTCACGGTACGGAGGGGCCGAGGGCGTGCTCTCGGACATTTCGCCCACCACCATCGTGGATGAGGGCGGCAGGGTCTACTACAAGGGCATCGTCAGCCTGAAGAGCAGTCACCTGACCAGGGGGAAGACCAGGCACCCCATTCTGCCGGGCATGACCGTACAGGCGGACATCAAGACCGGCGACAAGACACTGATAGGCTACTTCCTCAAGCCCATCTACCTGTCCCTGGAACAGTCGTTCCGGGAGCGGTAA
- a CDS encoding ABC transporter transmembrane domain-containing protein: MMQQAATASAFVMPGGLAPCIPPLLDALGWRGSDMHLAEAMPHLTGDVDLSDLLNVMANLKFGSRSLETDMQALDPRMLPCLFVDADGHALVLVKSDVSSLLAFDSDTRAYQEIQPDTRTGTAFFFDQVDSRGHSLYRPQQGWFRKVMNRFAKTLRHGLLISFLLSVLALTMPLFVMTIYDQMPFFHNNRTLAYIVTGVLVFILSDFGLRLIRSGILSFIGARMGNIVGNEVFRRILYLPPAYTESASIGAQASRIKDFDTVRDFFSGQAFVALLDIPFILLLVLAMWVLGGSVVFVPLAAIALFGVMAIIYMPLVKRTNEQVAKVGAARQELVMEMLTKMRGIKLTSTPVKWEDRYRQLSAECAANSYRAAQLASQINVLTNTFIMGAGVSTMAVSVHNVLAQQMTMGALVACMILVWRILAPLRSGFVVMLQVERISKSIGQVDRLMNLDIEQHTESLLTFNKQLQGRCPSHRFPSAT; encoded by the coding sequence ATGATGCAACAGGCGGCAACGGCATCAGCATTCGTCATGCCGGGCGGACTCGCGCCCTGCATCCCGCCCCTGCTCGACGCGCTGGGCTGGCGGGGCAGCGACATGCATCTCGCCGAAGCCATGCCGCACCTGACCGGGGACGTGGATCTTTCGGACCTGCTGAACGTCATGGCCAACCTCAAGTTCGGCAGCCGCTCCCTGGAAACCGACATGCAGGCCCTGGACCCGCGTATGCTGCCCTGCCTGTTCGTCGATGCGGACGGCCATGCCCTGGTACTGGTCAAGAGTGACGTTTCCAGCCTGCTGGCCTTTGATTCCGACACCAGGGCATACCAGGAGATACAGCCGGACACCCGCACGGGCACGGCCTTCTTCTTCGACCAGGTGGATTCGCGCGGTCACTCCCTGTACCGGCCCCAGCAAGGCTGGTTCCGCAAGGTCATGAACCGGTTCGCCAAAACCCTGCGCCACGGCCTGCTCATCTCCTTTCTCCTGAGCGTCCTGGCGCTGACCATGCCGCTCTTTGTCATGACCATCTACGACCAGATGCCCTTTTTCCACAACAACCGGACCCTGGCCTATATCGTCACCGGCGTGCTGGTCTTCATCCTAAGCGATTTCGGCCTGCGCCTGATCCGCTCGGGCATCCTCAGCTTCATCGGCGCGAGGATGGGCAACATCGTGGGAAACGAGGTATTCCGGCGCATCCTCTACCTGCCCCCGGCTTATACCGAGTCCGCTTCCATCGGGGCGCAGGCGTCGCGCATCAAGGATTTCGACACGGTGCGGGATTTCTTTTCGGGCCAGGCCTTCGTGGCCCTGCTGGATATCCCCTTCATCCTGCTGCTGGTGCTGGCCATGTGGGTCCTGGGCGGCTCCGTGGTCTTCGTTCCCCTGGCGGCCATCGCCCTGTTCGGGGTCATGGCCATAATCTACATGCCCCTGGTCAAACGCACCAACGAGCAGGTGGCCAAGGTGGGCGCGGCTCGCCAGGAACTGGTCATGGAAATGCTGACCAAAATGCGGGGCATCAAGCTGACCAGCACCCCGGTGAAATGGGAGGACCGCTACCGCCAACTTTCCGCCGAGTGCGCGGCCAACTCCTACCGCGCCGCGCAACTCGCCTCCCAGATCAACGTGCTGACAAACACCTTCATCATGGGCGCGGGCGTCTCCACCATGGCGGTTTCCGTGCACAACGTGCTGGCGCAGCAGATGACCATGGGCGCGCTGGTGGCCTGCATGATCCTGGTCTGGCGCATCCTGGCCCCGCTGCGCTCCGGCTTCGTGGTCATGCTGCAGGTGGAGCGCATCAGTAAGAGCATAGGACAGGTGGACAGGCTCATGAACCTGGATATCGAGCAGCACACAGAGTCCCTGCTGACGTTCAACAAGCAGCTCCAGGGGAGGTGTCCTTCTCACAGGTTTCCATCCGCTACATGA
- a CDS encoding (deoxy)nucleoside triphosphate pyrophosphohydrolase, whose product MVTVTAAVLELDGKILIARRTDKYLGGLWEFPGGKLEPGEDPKQCLERELFEEFGVKTSVGSHVVTHVHEYEHVTVELISYWVKHLDGEFELRDHDQMEWVGPHEFEMYDMAPADVPTVEAILKERLHV is encoded by the coding sequence ATGGTTACAGTAACAGCTGCTGTTCTTGAGTTGGACGGAAAAATTCTGATAGCTCGTCGGACAGACAAGTATCTCGGTGGGCTTTGGGAGTTCCCTGGAGGCAAGTTAGAACCAGGAGAGGACCCCAAGCAATGTCTCGAGCGAGAACTTTTTGAAGAGTTCGGAGTGAAGACTTCTGTTGGTTCACACGTGGTTACCCATGTCCATGAATATGAACATGTCACTGTTGAACTTATCAGCTACTGGGTGAAGCATCTTGACGGTGAATTTGAGCTCCGGGACCACGATCAAATGGAATGGGTGGGTCCTCATGAATTCGAGATGTACGACATGGCTCCAGCGGATGTTCCTACTGTCGAAGCGATTCTAAAAGAGAGGTTACATGTTTGA
- a CDS encoding ABC transporter transmembrane domain-containing protein has translation MDLSYFREQKGFMRDLRSLPQLMGSSLDLFLASMGINTLALALPIVLMQVYDRIVPTQATNTLLWLVIGFFCALVLESVLRLCRSTITNWMSARFEHALGHACVQRWLNCYLEDFELDGAGVHLDRLRAVNTLRTFYAGQAFLLMLDLPFALLFLAVVGFLGGWQVAAYLACMAALFFVVISFIRKSYSVNRLQQKELSDRRYNFLVEALGGIHTIKAVTLEESMLRRHERLEAEAAKSDYDVIFIGNLPVSLGNMFSQMILFGVLFVGGSLAIGGHMTLGSLAACTLLSGRFFQPFRSLATFWVRHADIRIAQEQIKAIADLREESDISSQCLPDEIQGGIRARDLGFRYDEKSPQLINGLDLDIAPREMVCLHTQGSRGTTTLLNLLYGLLPPTQGNVFIDDSYLADICHNNYKGRMEYIPQQGTLFNGTIFDNLTLFNPAHRDAALDAAALLQLEDVLSELPLGYETQVGNRLYEFLSTGVIQRICLARALTIRPRILLLDRANDAMDTDSDNLFLWLLGKLKGNCTIVMATANPRILTMADSVYRLADGRLVKMEAEQCF, from the coding sequence ATGGACTTATCGTACTTCCGGGAACAAAAGGGATTCATGCGGGACCTGCGCAGCCTGCCCCAGCTCATGGGCAGTTCCCTGGATCTTTTCCTCGCCTCCATGGGCATCAACACCCTGGCCCTGGCCCTGCCCATCGTGCTCATGCAGGTCTATGACCGCATCGTCCCCACCCAGGCCACCAACACCCTGCTCTGGCTGGTGATCGGTTTTTTCTGCGCCCTGGTGCTGGAATCCGTGCTCAGGCTCTGCCGCAGCACCATCACCAACTGGATGTCCGCCCGGTTCGAACACGCCCTCGGCCACGCCTGCGTGCAACGCTGGCTCAACTGCTACCTCGAGGATTTCGAACTGGACGGAGCCGGCGTGCACCTGGACCGCCTGCGCGCGGTCAACACCCTGCGCACCTTTTATGCGGGCCAGGCCTTCCTGCTCATGCTCGACCTGCCCTTCGCCCTGCTCTTCCTGGCCGTGGTGGGCTTTCTGGGGGGCTGGCAGGTGGCGGCCTATCTTGCCTGCATGGCGGCGCTCTTCTTTGTTGTCATTTCCTTCATCCGCAAGAGCTACAGCGTCAACCGGCTGCAGCAGAAGGAGCTGAGCGACCGCAGATACAACTTCCTGGTGGAGGCCCTCGGCGGCATCCACACCATCAAGGCCGTCACCCTGGAGGAATCCATGCTCCGCCGCCACGAACGCTTGGAGGCCGAGGCGGCCAAGAGCGACTACGACGTCATCTTCATCGGCAACCTGCCCGTGAGCCTGGGCAACATGTTCTCGCAGATGATCCTGTTCGGGGTCCTGTTCGTGGGCGGCAGCCTGGCCATCGGCGGACACATGACCCTCGGCAGCCTGGCGGCCTGCACCCTGCTCAGCGGCCGCTTCTTCCAGCCCTTCCGCAGCCTGGCCACCTTCTGGGTCCGCCATGCCGACATCCGCATCGCCCAGGAGCAGATCAAGGCCATCGCCGACCTGCGTGAGGAATCCGATATTTCCTCGCAGTGCCTGCCCGACGAAATCCAGGGAGGCATCAGGGCGCGAGACCTGGGCTTCCGCTATGACGAGAAATCCCCCCAGCTCATCAACGGCCTGGACCTGGATATCGCCCCGAGGGAAATGGTCTGCCTGCACACCCAGGGCAGCCGAGGGACCACCACCCTGCTCAACCTGCTCTACGGCCTGCTCCCGCCGACCCAGGGCAACGTCTTCATCGACGACAGCTACCTCGCGGACATCTGCCACAACAACTACAAGGGACGCATGGAATACATCCCGCAGCAGGGAACCCTCTTCAACGGCACCATCTTCGACAACCTGACCCTGTTCAACCCCGCGCACCGGGACGCGGCCCTGGACGCGGCCGCCCTGCTCCAGCTCGAAGACGTGCTTTCCGAACTCCCCCTGGGCTACGAAACGCAGGTGGGCAACCGGCTCTACGAATTCCTCTCCACCGGGGTGATCCAGCGCATCTGCCTGGCCCGGGCCCTGACCATCAGGCCCAGGATCCTGCTCCTGGACCGGGCCAACGACGCCATGGATACGGACAGCGACAACCTGTTTCTCTGGCTTCTGGGAAAACTCAAGGGCAACTGCACCATCGTCATGGCCACGGCCAATCCGCGCATCCTGACCATGGCGGATTCCGTCTACCGGCTCGCCGACGGCAGGCTCGTGAAAATGGAGGCCGAACAATGCTTCTGA
- a CDS encoding bacteriohemerythrin, which produces MLLTQQGTTSRNELAWTRWVLQSARIWPDVAGIVRKIGIRAVDEDHRKFTQYALALNLIIQALNNRDTSFENLHKGDDIFKQLLDYAHIHFQREERIMRSMKSPMLGQHLEQHGMFLGMIEEHYDNFQQGRLQMVSGLKLSILDWWVNHINVVDYKTFVLGKTENMRLEA; this is translated from the coding sequence ATGCTTCTGACACAGCAGGGAACCACATCCAGAAACGAGCTGGCCTGGACCAGATGGGTGCTCCAATCCGCCCGGATCTGGCCCGATGTGGCCGGCATCGTGCGCAAAATCGGCATCCGCGCCGTGGACGAGGACCACCGCAAATTCACCCAGTACGCCCTGGCCCTGAACCTGATCATCCAGGCCCTGAACAACCGGGACACGTCCTTCGAGAATCTGCACAAAGGGGACGACATCTTCAAACAGCTGCTTGACTACGCGCACATCCACTTCCAGCGCGAGGAACGCATCATGCGCTCCATGAAAAGCCCCATGCTGGGCCAGCACCTGGAACAGCACGGCATGTTCCTGGGCATGATCGAGGAGCATTACGATAATTTCCAACAGGGCCGGCTCCAGATGGTTTCAGGCCTGAAGCTGTCCATACTGGACTGGTGGGTCAACCACATCAACGTGGTGGACTACAAGACCTTCGTGCTCGGCAAGACCGAGAACATGCGGCTGGAGGCATGA
- a CDS encoding two-component system response regulator, with the protein MATKVLLVDDETRLLDSLSLTLRKFEVVAESDPLQALKRVKEDDFAVVISDMRMPGMDGIELLRAISHEAPNTVRIMLTGHGDMDVAMSAINTGGVFKFMTKPVEAREMRETVAQALVEHERLLQTASLQEAALHDELTGLPNRTLFMDRCKVAIANAKRKKSNLAFFFIDLDGFKAVNDTYGHDAGDEVLKETSQRLLCRLRENDTAARFGGDEFVVLLSDLVSTEAAHAIAEELISLIGEPVAWKDRALRVGASLGVGYFPLHGTPWKVS; encoded by the coding sequence ATGGCGACGAAAGTGCTTTTGGTGGACGATGAAACACGCCTTCTGGATTCATTGAGCCTGACGCTCAGGAAGTTCGAGGTGGTGGCGGAATCCGACCCCCTCCAGGCCCTGAAGCGGGTGAAGGAGGATGACTTCGCCGTGGTCATCTCCGACATGCGCATGCCCGGGATGGACGGCATCGAGCTGTTGCGGGCCATTTCCCATGAAGCCCCCAACACGGTCCGCATCATGCTCACCGGCCATGGAGACATGGACGTGGCCATGTCCGCCATCAACACCGGCGGGGTCTTCAAGTTCATGACCAAGCCCGTGGAAGCGCGGGAAATGCGGGAGACCGTGGCCCAGGCCCTTGTCGAACACGAGAGGCTGCTGCAGACCGCCTCCCTGCAGGAGGCGGCCCTTCACGACGAACTGACGGGCCTTCCGAACCGGACGCTGTTCATGGACCGCTGCAAGGTCGCCATTGCCAACGCCAAGCGCAAGAAGAGCAATCTCGCGTTTTTCTTCATCGACCTTGACGGCTTCAAGGCGGTCAATGACACGTACGGGCACGATGCCGGGGATGAGGTGCTGAAGGAGACGAGCCAGCGGCTCCTATGCCGCCTCCGGGAAAACGACACGGCGGCGCGTTTTGGCGGGGACGAGTTCGTGGTCCTGCTTTCGGATCTGGTTTCCACGGAAGCGGCGCACGCCATTGCCGAGGAACTGATCTCCCTCATCGGCGAACCCGTGGCCTGGAAGGACCGGGCCCTGCGCGTGGGCGCCAGCCTTGGCGTGGGCTATTTCCCCCTGCACGGCACACCGTGGAAAGTGTCATGA
- a CDS encoding ATP-binding cassette domain-containing protein — MSFSQVSIRYMSDAHPALLGVSFSVSHGEVLAIAGHDGAGKSSILKLILGLYRPQAGRITLDHTNLRQMDPISLRRSIGYAPQTPQFFYGTIAQNLRLTNPLAPDGEVRDACLRAGVLNAIDALPDGLDTRIGDYQLKKMPLSFLKKLSLARTLIRPAPLLLLDEVMERPEFEDREIMLDMFEELRGRTTIIMVTNHGPYLKEADKVLWMEKGRVRMFGPAEVILQHLPQEYQC, encoded by the coding sequence GTGTCCTTCTCACAGGTTTCCATCCGCTACATGAGCGACGCCCACCCGGCCCTGCTGGGCGTCAGCTTCTCGGTTTCCCACGGCGAGGTGCTCGCCATCGCAGGTCACGACGGCGCGGGCAAATCCTCCATTCTCAAGCTCATCCTGGGCCTCTACCGGCCCCAGGCGGGCAGGATCACCCTGGACCACACCAACCTCCGCCAGATGGACCCGATCTCCCTGCGGCGCTCCATCGGCTACGCACCACAGACCCCGCAGTTCTTTTACGGCACCATCGCCCAGAACCTGCGCCTGACCAATCCCCTGGCCCCGGACGGCGAGGTGCGCGACGCCTGCCTTCGGGCCGGGGTGCTGAACGCAATCGACGCCCTGCCCGACGGCCTGGACACCCGTATCGGCGACTACCAGCTCAAGAAAATGCCCCTGTCCTTCCTCAAGAAGCTCAGCCTGGCGCGAACCCTGATCCGTCCGGCCCCGCTCCTGCTCCTGGACGAAGTCATGGAACGGCCCGAATTCGAGGACCGCGAAATCATGCTCGACATGTTCGAGGAACTTCGCGGCAGAACGACCATCATCATGGTCACCAACCACGGGCCCTACCTCAAGGAAGCCGACAAGGTGCTCTGGATGGAAAAGGGCCGCGTGCGCATGTTCGGACCGGCCGAAGTGATTCTCCAACACCTCCCCCAAGAATACCAATGCTGA